From Mycteria americana isolate JAX WOST 10 ecotype Jacksonville Zoo and Gardens chromosome 4, USCA_MyAme_1.0, whole genome shotgun sequence, one genomic window encodes:
- the DCTN6 gene encoding dynactin subunit 6, with amino-acid sequence MAEKVQKSVKIAPGAVVCVESEIRGDVTIGPRTVIHPKARIIAEAGPIVIGEGNLIEEQALIINGYPENITPETEEVEPKPMVIGTNNVFEVGCYSQAMKVGDNNVIESKAFVGRNVILTSGCIIGACCNINTYEVIPENTVIYGADCLRRVQTERPQPQTLQLDFLMKILPNYHHLKKTMKATSTPVKS; translated from the exons ATGGCGGAGAAGGTGCAGAAGAG CGTGAAGATCGCGCCGGGGGCCGTGGTGTGCGTGGAGAGCGAGATCCGCGGGGACGTGACCATCG GGCCCAGGACGGTGATCCACCCCAAGGCCAGGATCATCGCCGAGGCGGGGCCCATCGTCATCGGGGAAGGCAACCTGATCGAGGAGCAGGCGCTCATCATAAACGG GTATCCAGAAAATATTACGCCAGAAACTGAAGAGGTGGAGCCCAAACCCATGGTCATTGGCACCAACAATGTTTTTGAAGTTGGGTGTT ATTCCCAAGCAATGAAGGTGGGAGATAACAACGTCATCGAATCCAAAG cgttTGTCGGCAGGAACGTGATCCTGACGAGCGGCTGCATCATCGGGGCCTGCTGTAACATCAACACCTACGAGGTGATCCCCGAAAACACCGTCATCTACGGGGCCGACTGCCTCCGCCGTGTCCAGACCGAGCGGCCGCAG CCCCAGACGCTGCAGCTGGATTTCCTGATGAAGATCTTGCCGAACTACCATCACCTAAAGAAGACCATGAAGGCCACGTCCACTCCTGTCAAGAGCTGA